A window of Ranitomeya variabilis isolate aRanVar5 chromosome 2, aRanVar5.hap1, whole genome shotgun sequence contains these coding sequences:
- the LOC143809436 gene encoding 4-galactosyl-N-acetylglucosaminide 3-alpha-L-fucosyltransferase FUT5-like, whose amino-acid sequence MTDNMTKVESTVFPLKQEKEIIILIWKHPWIHSFPLDKCHEHGILGCKLSANSSLYSVADVVLIRHVDIMYNKNLLPQKQRPHFQSWIWFNMEPPLIAKNLHFLDNMFNMTMTFRLDSNFFNPYGKIKTIKDPQNFTIPPKSKLVSWVVSKWYPGAPRIAYYEQLKKYISIDVYGKKHKNLGRSKDEFYATISQYKFYLAFENSVQRDYITEKLWLNAFESWAVPVVLGTSRKNYEQFVPGDAFIHVDDFPSPNDLATYLLELDKDDEKYRNYFNWRLKYRVQLNEGLQYKVCQICSFMRDNQVYLAIPSIKKWFLED is encoded by the coding sequence ATGACTGACAACATGACAAAAGTGGAAAGTACAGTCTTTCCACTGAAACAAGAGAAAGAAATCATCATCTTGATCTGGAAGCATCCCTGGATCCATTCATTTCCATTAGATAAGTGCCATGAACATGGTATACTTGGGTGCAAGTTGTCAGCAAATTCAAGTCTGTACAGTGTTGCGGATGTTGTCCTCATACGTCATGTAGATATAATGTATAACAAAAATCTTTTGCCCCAAAAGCAAAGGCCTCATTTTCAGAGCTGGATATGGTTTAATATGGAGCCACCATTAATTGCTAAAAACTTGCATTTTTTGGACAACATGTTCAACATGACCATGACCTTTCGGCTTGATTCAAATTTTTTCAACCCTTATGGCAAAATCAAAACAATAAAAGATCCTCAAAACTTCACCATTCCACCAAAATCAAAGCTGGTCTCTTGGGTTGTCAGCAAATGGTATCCTGGTGCCCCTCGCATTGCTTATTACGAGCAGCTAAAGAAATACATTTCTATCGATGTGtatggaaaaaaacacaaaaatctgGGAAGGAGCAAGGATGAGTTTTATGCAACCATATCCCAGTACAAGTTCTATTTGGCCTTCGAAAATTCAGTCCAGAGGGATTATATCACCGAGAAGCTATGGTTAAACGCCTTTGAATCATGGGCGGTTCCAGTTGTGTTGGGAACATCCCGAAAAAATTATGAACAGTTCGTCCCTGGGGATGCCTTCATTCATGTTGATGATTTCCCAAGTCCAAATGATCTGGCCACCTATCTTCTAGAGTTGGATAAAGATGATGAGAAGTATAGGAACTATTTCAATTGGAGACTTAAATACCGTGTACAGTTAAATGAAGGACTGCAATATAAGGTCTGCCAAATATGTTCATTTATGAGGGACAATCAAGTTTACCTGGCCATACCCAGTATAAAGAAGTGGTTTTTGGAAGATTGA